GGGGACCCGATTCATTTCAAATCGCTGGCTGGGGATTCGCGGCTTGTGGTTCGCGGCGTCAGCCGCCGGCTCTCGCGGCCGGGGGCTCCGGAATGATGCCGACGAGGCGGATCGTGAAGCGGTCCTCGGCTCTCACTTCGTTCTTCGCGCCGCAGTGCTGGCAGCGGACGTAGGACCGGCGGGGATCCTCGCGGAGGTGAAGGATTTGGGTGGGGCCGAAGAGCTTGGCGCATCGAATGCACTCGACCGCGGGGTTGCTGACAAGCTCGGCAGACTCGGGCATCGGATACCCTCCGGTTTCGATCGGGTTTCGCGCGATTCCAGTGGGAGCGCGCGTGTCTTCGCGGGCCCCATTGTAGGGTTGCCCGGCGCCATCGTCCAGAGGGGCTGGTGGGGGCGGTCGTGACCGAGGCGAGAAGCGGCGCCTACGATCCGGCGCTCGCCGCCTCCTACTGGAGCGGCCCGAGGCACGAGCTCGGCGACGAGCTCGCCGCCGTCCTGAGCCTGGGCGAGCCGCCGGCCGTGAACGAAGCGTACGACGCCTGGGAAACAGGGCTCCTCCTCGACGCGATCGGCGATCGGCTCGAGGAGCTTGGGCTCGACCTCGGCGCCGGCGTCGGGCGCGTCGCGGTGCGAGTGGCCCCTCGGCTCCGCCGCCTCACGTGCGGCGATCTGGCGCCCGGGATGCTCGCGCGGCTACGCCGGAACGCGGCCCGGCACCGGGTCGCAAACGTCGATCCGGCCCGGATCCGGTCCGATGGGCTGCCCTTCCGGAGCGGTACCTTTTCCCTCGTGCTCTGCCTGGGTCTCCTCGAGCATCTGCCGCGCGCCGCCCAGCGGGCCACGATCGCGGAATCGGCGCGGGTCCTTCGCCCCGGAG
The sequence above is drawn from the Candidatus Eisenbacteria bacterium genome and encodes:
- a CDS encoding class I SAM-dependent methyltransferase; protein product: MTEARSGAYDPALAASYWSGPRHELGDELAAVLSLGEPPAVNEAYDAWETGLLLDAIGDRLEELGLDLGAGVGRVAVRVAPRLRRLTCGDLAPGMLARLRRNAARHRVANVDPARIRSDGLPFRSGTFSLVLCLGLLEHLPRAAQRATIAESARVLRPGGVLALVLNNPESRFLQDPGDNPFRDGLQRESGYYCAVVSESVVLEEAAGDFDRQTLGSNLFYSLQRHAARALPDSSRRDPKLRPFFERAAAWDRAVRPVGPLPRSAADHHLYLLVRR